The Pleurodeles waltl isolate 20211129_DDA chromosome 7, aPleWal1.hap1.20221129, whole genome shotgun sequence genome contains the following window.
TGATGGACCAATGTTTATAAAAGGTTCCAGCTTTGAACTAGGAAAAGGTTCAGGAGGTTTCAACCCCcaggtgtttggaattttctgcctctctgtcctggccccagcttaTCTGGGGGCGCAAAGGACTAGTGTCAAATACATTATGAGTGTATTCAGGTAGGGGATTTGTGATGTaaaagtgtggtaggtgactgtTCCTTTCGGCTACCAAGTCGGAGATGGCCCATTCTGTTAACACCTtttcctcctttgtctcactgtctgtaagcaataaacaaagcccaactgccagctacacctagccatgtgacccatgATACTAGCTGCAGGCAACAAAtgattagaacaagaaaatgccaatgttttaaaagtggcattttttaaaattgtgacttaaaatcgacTTTACTATGAAATAGGGTTTAAATTACAAACAGGATTACAGCTGCAAATAACGCATTACTTGAACGCTTCCTTTTTAGGTTTCGGCTACACAGCACTTGCGTTGTGCTGGtgaaatatattttgtatttaatataaatcttaaaagggcctTGCATCCCGCCCTTGCTTTTCAGTGGTTCCTCGGCTTGCTACTTACGTTTCCTCCATTTCAGGAAATGGATGTGAGAGAGCGTCTATAGAATTACGTACATCTGCCTTATGTTATACTTTTTCGGAAAGCCTGGCAACACCACCGGACTTTCTTTGAGGCCCTTCAGCTTTTGGCTGCTTGGCGAGACAGCACAAAATAACCTGAAGGGCAGGTGGCTACAATCCATGTAGTAAGAAAACACCATAAGCATTAGCATTGTTATGGACAGAAATTAAATGGGAAGGGCACTTCGGAAACCATGATCTCTTTGGGCACAACGCATAAGAGATACCAGTTTCaccataacaaaataataaaacaatttacatattGCTAGAGTAAAGCCTTTGAAAACGGTCTTCTATTAAGTCTGAAAACACAAACTGGAAAGACCTACAACCATAAGCGGTAACTGGCATTATTGAAATCACGTACAGATTTTATTTAATGGAATATGTACATTTTCCCAATAAAATTTCTCTCCAGCTTGACAAACTGGGTCTTCAAAAAAACTAACTAAGCCCCTTTATTTTCTCTCCGTGTGTGATACTGCCACAATGTGACGTTAAGAAGTGCACTGATGATGGAAAGGCGATTGGTTGTCCTTTTAGCCAGGGGTGGCAATTGCATGAGAATAAATATCATATCTTGTCACTGGAGTATTCTGAAGTGTATTCAATTCACAAAATAATGATGAAGAGCAAATAATCGAATGCAGGTGAGATGGGGTGGAGTTTTTACATTCCTTTTGTAATTGTTGAAAATGTTTATCTCAGTTTCTTAAATATAGGCATGTTGATAATATGTCCAATCATTtattagtttgattttttttttaaagtaaacatacACAAAAGGATAAGTACAAAAACACTCAACGAGATTACATTTCATAATTCAGACCCCCGAATAGGCGTCTTTCCAAATATGGGGTCTTTAGTCATGTAAGAAACAATATTCCTTGGCACATCACTTGCTTTGAGTATTTTCTCAAATGCGAACGTAAGGTAAAGGCCTTCAAGGTGAAATCCCCTAGTACTGAACATACAACGTCAATAATAAGTAACCCACTTCGAAATCTGGAAGCAAAAGTCTGGCAAAGCAAGGGATACAATTAAAACAATATCCAAGTCAAGTGAAATGTTTCACTAGATGGATCAATCACAAACTATATTCCGATGTTTCTTGCATGCTGTattggatattctgtgacctccacCTGCTTGCAAGATACATTTGCACTGTTTAAAGGAGAAGCTGCAGTATGCAGTAATAGTGGAAGACAGTGTGGTATTACATAGGCCCATTATATGTGGCTATCCCCCAAAGAAAAGATGAAACATAATATTATGATCTCAGCAGTACTTTTGAACAATGTTGTCAGAAAGAAGAACTACAATTCTGATAGATATTATATCAGACCTGAAATATTTAAGCATTGCAGAAAAGGATGTCAAAAGTTGGCTTTACATCTTATAATGAACACAAGAGGATACCAGAAACCTGTTTTGAGAGGTAGGTTTCCTGGCTTGCTACCCAACCATTGACCTTTTTCTCCCTCTTAGGCGTACTTCATCCAATTTCTTAATTACTGGCCCAGATTTTTTAGATGTAGATGTGTAGCTTTTAAGAAGAGCTTCAAAAAGATACTCTGTGTTGGGATGAGTACTGAGAAACGCTTTCTCTAAGACGTACAGGTCAACACCTTTATCTTCCGCAAGGGCAGAGATGAAACTCAGTCCAAAATCTATTAACACTAAGTCCAGGTCATCTGCTGGTAATCGCAATAGCATATTAGATGTTGTTAGGTCTCCATGAACAACATCTTCATCATGCATTCGTGCCAAAATCTGGCCTATCTTCTCAGCGAGGGGGTAGAGTTTTGCAGTATTATTTTCAGAGTGTTGCAGGCTAGTAACATGATCCCGGACAGTGGTTGACTGTACAATATCCTCGAGGTATATACAGTTGGAAACATAGTCTACAAAGTACACCACTGGAACCGAAATACCTGAGAAGAAATACACATCAGTGTTACTTGAGAAAGCATTTTCTAATTAAGCATTTTCAACTGTTTCAAAACATAGCGCTCAACACTTAAAGAGTGCAATATCAAATAAGAGGTATACAACTTTATTGGCTACCTAGGCAGTTATTTGTCTCTGCTCGGCTGCTCAACATTTACAAATAATCTGCTTGCATCAATGTACTTTTCAAATGAAACAGTTTCTTTTTTAACCGGAGACACTATAAGAAAAAATGTATAGCGTCTTATGTTGATTTGTTTTTCCAAGAGTATTTTGACTTTGTACTTAAGCTCAAATATATTTTGCCCTTTTCATGTACTTTTTAAGCCTTTGACTGTATGTCGTGCAGTGCCCATTTTGTTATTCTTATTTTGCTTATTATTTGACAATTCTAAGTTAATCTCTGCATGGGCAAGTATCCACCTGTACTGGCTGAACAATGGTGACAAGAGAGAAATCTTCAATTGTCACCAACTGAATACAGACTGAGAAAATGCTTAGGGAGACGAAAAGTACAAATATAGGACTGTCCAACGTACACTGTACACCGATTAGGCTCAGGTAAATGCTTGGCAAACCAATGTGACTGCCTGGGCCTTTTTGCTGATGTAATTACGACGAGCGCTGGGTTTGCCTATGTCCCTGAACCAGACCTCAAGGTAATTGTAAGCGGATGTTTGGGAGATAGTTTGAATCCACAGTTACCGTCCTTGTATCGTACAAGAACAAGAGGAAACTACACACCTTTCTTGCAGCCAAAGTGCATATCTGGGGGCATTTCCCCCTATACCAGACTAGTCTCAGTGCAATGCCTACAGAAGGTTGTTTGGACTGAACGGACAGGACTTTGAATGCAAGGCTGACTTCTTCCTTAAATATGTATTCCCATTCAACAAGCTACACCAGACACCTCAAAACGCCTCCTCAAGTAATCTTTACCATCCCGACTAGCCTATGGTCTTTATTTTCTAGAAAGGTGGCCTTGGATCGAGGCATCAACATGCTGGGGCCCCTCACTGTTCCCTATTCAAGCATAAAGGCACTTCTGAGGAAACAGGATGATTTTAAGAATGGCTGTAGCAACTGTGCATACCATCATATACGCTGCCCCAATTATAAAATCATACTAGGAAATACGACTGTATCTGTATTCAAAGACTGCTCTAAGTAGTAAGACTAGACACTTTATTCTTATACCACGACTCATGGGCCTTCCAATCAACGAGTTTCACTCTGACTAGGCATCAACATAGGGCAGCAGGCCCTGTCGATTCTGCATTTACAGAAGACTGTCCATGTTTCACTTGCTAGTTTGCTGCCCAGAGTTTTTAACTGCATTCTGCACTTTATTAAAAACAATGTTCATGCTGAACGGGGTCTCCATCTGTAATGATGTGCTGCAATTTTGATTGACTACCACCATTACCATGTATTTGGCACGCTTTGGTAAATTAGTCCATTTAATTTCAACTGCCATAAGGAGCCTGCAAAGGACCCAAACACCTTAACCGTTGTCACTGCAGCATGATGGCTATTTTATATTGCAATTCATTTTGCTTTTACTGCTTTCTTGGTCTAGAGTCTTTTTATATAGACTTGCACTACATTGGGGCTCTTCTGGTTTTATTTTCTTACTCGATTTACTGTGATCAGCTGTATCAATTTTAATTAATTGAGACAAATAAAACGTATTCATTAATTCACTTGAATCTAATGGATTTATCTGTCGCTGGTCTCCTTTAAGAAACCAACAatgtacttctctaatgatcctgCTTGATGGCCTGATGTTTCCAAGAGCCTGCTTCACTGCTCCAGTTTAAGAACCCTTCAATAGGAAGGGAGCTTTTTGAAACGGCTGGCTCAGTTTCTTTGTAGGATAAAAGCTTTGTCATTACCTGGAATCAATGCTTTACTTACTTTAAAGCCATTGCCTCTCGGTAAAGACATATTCATAATTGCAGCACACCTATAcaagaaaataattttgtgatctttGATGCTCAATGTCTTCAGGATCCAAAGAGGCCTCTGTAAACTGGGTTATACTACCTCATTCTGACTACAACCAAATCTACTACCGAATTGAGATCAATATTAACACATTATTCAGTATAAACAGTAAATGCAACTGGAATCTGTCCATTACTTACCTAtattggcattactcctagtcataGTTCCTCGCCTTCCTTCTTAACCAGTGAGGCTCCCCTGCCTCCAACAGACCCCTCCCTCCTCTAAATAAAAATGCCCCTCGCCCCCTCCTCGTCCTGTCCGTAACCAAGCCAACCCAGACACTCAGTTGTTCCATAGTGGGAGGCTGGGAGGTACCTTGAAGGAAGGTAAGGGAGTAGGACTCGGAGTAATGCAATTATCtttaagtaatggacgcattacctccctcGACTTCCTTCTTAACCAATGAGACACAGCAAGTAAAACAGAAATGGACAACTGAGCCAGAAACACCCAACTGAAAGAGAATGCCCAAAACATACACAGAGATACCCCTATACCCTCGTAGAGGACAACACTCTGTGACCCAACACAAAATCCAGATGTTCCTACTCATTCATCCGAAAAGGGACAGACAAAGGTGGAAGGGGTAGCCCAAAGCACAGTCCAACAAATCCCCACCACTGAGGTCCCTTCAAGTCAGCCACCACAGTGGTCACCCGAAAACAAGAATGAAAAGCCAAGAGTATCCAAACCACCTGCACAAAGGGATAAAATAGAGGACTAGGCAAGGCAGCCAGCACCAAATTCCAACAAAGGGAAGAATGCACTGTTCCAGGAAACTAAGGCAACAACCCTAGGAAAAACCTAGGCAGAAGCCCAACCACATCATCCAGAATACGCCAAGAGCCACGAAACACCTGAATCGCCGCACAGTGCACCCTCAAAGTACCAACTGACAGACCCATGTGGGCAACATCCATCAAGAACTGCAAAATCAGAAAAAGAATGGCCAAAGTCTGATCCACTGGTCTCCCAGATAACCAGACCGAAAATACTGTGCAATGCCAGACATTAGAATGCAGAGGAAAAGACCGCCTCGAAGTGTGGAAAGGCAGTGCCAACCACGCAAGGACCCCtgaccagaaaaaaaagaaaatcacacctTCCAACCACCAAGCCGCAAAGTGCAAGTACCCGTATGGTCTTAGAGGAAGAGCCGGAGAGAACAGAGAAGACGGGACAAGTAGAACAGCCCATTTCAGACTGCACCCCATCAATGCCAGAAGAGGGAATAAAGTTGCACGGGGCCACTGTGGAGCAATCAAAATCACTGAATCCCACATTGCTGCCCACATCAGAAATGCCCTGAACAACTGGAAAGGCGGAAAAGTGTACATCAGACCCCGAGGCAAATGAAAAGGCAACCTACCCATCGCCCAAACCTGAGAACAACTTCCCCCTGAATAAAATACATGTCTCTGGGCTTTCTCAGGCGAAATAAACAGGTATAACACCGAAACACCCCACCTCCGAACAAACATATCGAACAGGCGGGGTTGCAGGAAGAAATACTTGGAAGGCATAAAAGCCCAACTTAAAAGACCCATATGGACATTTACCACCCTCCTTAAGTACACAACAATCAGAGGCAGAACCGGGTCCAGAGCCCAGACACAAATGTCCAGAGCGAGCACGCTCAGGGACTTTAACCCGGTACGGCACGGAGGTCAAAAGACTTCGCCACCAGACCATTCTTCTGAACCACCATCACCGAACCCTTCAGGCCAACCTGCAAAAGAACCAGAGCCTGCAGAagagtcacaaacccccacccggtCGAAGACCTCCGAGAGGCCTGAAGTGCCCAGAGCCCCAGGACCTACATTGACACCAGCCAAGCCCTCCACCGGGAGAGATTGGCGTCTGTCGACACCACCACCGGATCTGGCGGACAAAGAGCAATTCCATTCACTATAGTATCCCCTACCAGCCATCACAATAGAATCCCGCCGACCGGTGCCAACATCCAGAAATGGACCAGAAGATCTTGAGCCTCCGGCCACCACAGGGAGAGAATCCTGTGAATCAGTCTGTTCACACAAAACTCAGTCCAAGGCACCAGAAATATAGTCAATGTCAAAAGACCCTGCACCAATAACCACTAAAGTGTGACCGAAAACTTGCCCCAAAGAACACCACCTCATGTATCGGGAGCAAAGTAGACAGTTCCTCAAGTCATAAAAAAAAACGAGcacctgcaggaccagcaacaccCTTTCCACAGGAACCACCAACAGGAACTCTTTAGGGGAGGGCACCAACAGACCGCTGAAACAGGGAAGAATGAAGACTCCCTCCAAGTAAAGAAAAGCCAGAACCGTTGTAAATGCATGGACGACTTAAGACCACAGGGAAGAGGACAAACTGGAAATGATCTCCCCCATTTCAAACCAGAGAACCTGCAGAGAGGGAACTGTGACGGGAACAGGCAGATAGGCCACAGAGAACCACAAATGTCACAAGTCACCTGGACATATCAAAAGAAGAACCGCCTGAGCCATTAACAGGCAAAAACTACCAGAGTGCATCCAGGAACAGAACCATGGACAATCAGGACTGGCAAAAATGCCCTGATACCAACAGAATCAGAAACACAATAGAAGAGGTCCTGACCCAGAGACCAGCAACAAGTAGCTAGCATCTGGCCCAAATGCCAACAAGCCTCAGATTCCAACCCGAGAGGCAACCATTCCCCCATGGCCACTGGAACTGGAGGCAGAAGGATGGCAGCATAAGGGGGAATGTGCTCAAAGTCTACAGCGAAGCCTTGGACCACAAAATCCAGGTCCCATTGATCCACAAACAGAACATACATCAAGGCAGCATCTTCCCAGGGTCTGCCTTCCATCAACCCAAAAGAGCACTCCTGGCAGCAGCCAGAGCCCCAGCGAAGAATATATAAGTCCAACGAAACGGCTGCAAACAAACCCTCTCACTGCTTCATAGCAGCTAACAGATAAGAGCATTCTGCACCATCCCAAACGGCCACAGCCAGCTTATCAAAGATCTGTACAAAGGAGCGCGCCAAGAAAagaccagccaacaaagccaataTCCCAGCAGTACACGCTCTTACAACCAGAGCACACCGGTATATCTGTGGCAGCATAGAGAGTACAGCACTCCAGACGAAAGGCTGCAAACCAAGCAGGGtagacaaaaacagagtccagacaAACATAAGTAGGAAGCGTGAACTCAACCCCGCAAAAAGGTACAATAACTGTAGAAATCGAGAGACCTGAAACATAGCAACATCCTGCCATACCTTCATAACCATATCCCAACAGGAACTGGAAAGGGCATGGTAAACCCCAAAGGCTGAACCTAATGGGGAAACAGggtgctgaagcagatgttttaattaaatatattaatgagtgtttatgcattttgattaaccAGAAAATGATGGAAATAATTAAACAGAGAAAATcaatgtgtacgtttgaaaatgtgcccacgaagactggccaccagtattcacaaattatactaaaaatgactaAACATATGTGAAAATacgtaataataataatgtagtaatatgtcatattgagatgtataacgtatgttttacattatattgtagagctaacttagccgaagtagtggcctagttttgccaggcctcatgcagaagcagaataaTCATACAATGTAGAGAACCTAACGTGcggaactgaccctgaactgctcatgttaataaagtctgcttagctagaattttctgcaatgaaccgacgaacaggagatgagggaatcaaatttgcAGCAAGGACTGTGtagagcagacgagatgtactttcccaggactcagaCAATAGAGACACggatggagaagaagatgcaatatttccgatacctgatgagccggatgatgaggacatcgtacagtgaaccaatagACAacctgagaacggcgtaatattagaattcatagatttgtaaaattaaagttattggttagggaaataactggtgatcaactgaccaattaggaattaggggatggactgggcaactttgatataatgtcgTGACAAAGGGGATAAACTTCAGAACTAATGCGGATGTCAGATGTCAGAGGTTAGGCGTGGATAttcgaagagattcgagattctgtcattgggctcatgctcctgagagcctgatgctttgctgatggattgatgacctgaagacgaagactgactttgttgctgatccattccatggataggtagctatggcaatgtgactgaattaacttttgtgccttttctttctaggtaccaactgcactgtctaaatagtttttcttctagctagatgttttccatatttattttccaaactgtttttcgcatgaagtcccacattctaatgctaatctgggatagTTAAGGTTTCCTATAAGTGAGACGTTGACATATAGTGACAAATTATtgccggactgatttgctgaactctgcaattaatgttgacatattcatctttgttggcttatgctaaaGCATTAGAACGTATGTTCTctaaagttctgattagattatgttattggtggaaaCTAATGGATTAattttgagttgattgaataaagtttgaattaacctcatggattagtattgtaactaatagagaaataaaaattgttaaaacacatattgagttgtggttattcatgaatagttGACACTattgactaatgattaatgtttctcttagtggttattgatttgtatattgattattgatgaacattggttactacataactaggatactccatgcgaatcaaaaggttcaactgcctatacgcgttcccttgtaagtttacttactaaggaccaggcgcgttaacagtttttggtaggagtttgatggttagtttccttggagaactagttatgtggtgactgatggttatagtggtagtttgagttagggttagttgttcattattattgtgatttggattttatttttcgtgatggcaattgtagcaagaatgatgtccccttaagctaagaaattactttcccaggtcCTAGATCCcgctagtagagttgggtatgttctcagcgttctattgatagtgtgaaagtggtaggttgagcTTGCaagatcacaggtgaattgtgacgtatgtgagggaaagtagggagtctgcgtactccagttgaggtctAGTAGGAGTGCATGTACTCTGCAGTaggagtagggaagttgtcgaacttcatgtgtgtggcgctttgtgctcataaattgtccacatggttgttagagatgtacggaccctgcatggtctaagactccggagtatcatgacaagtgtaggagacacttagtTATacgtctgtctggtttagtaggttgatcgggcatggtcaacagtcgtaagttaagtgagtaagataaattttcgactgagatttggcgagtcctatgtgcatcaggacagacccattcatcagttgagagtgaaatttgcgggtcgaattgtgcttgcgaatgtgggggactgagaagaAGGAATAGCTGCATGCGCGGAAGGGCCATCAGtggaaatccgtaaggtctctgaagcgattgtgtaccttcctgtagtaaaccagcaggttgttttggttattggttaatGCTTGCAATAAttctgcattagttttgtgtgagttgaagtttaggaggacaagctgcaagattttgtcagccgcagtgtgtaagtgtgacggcagagtgagccacgctgggataggtttgttagtgagaagagtcacgagcggatggcagccgtccataagaggcaattggttgagaaagcaggtgaagggaatcttgggagtaaaagtcatttccttattgaatcgaatacaaaaaaggtagaaaagatgacGATTTttaaagcgtttaggagtgccatgaagggcgatacatacattaaggtgacagtgggggagcctacctcaccggaaaattctccggcatttgttgtgatggaggagcgagatgttgcgccatgtctttggttaaagcagtggtgcaaattaacagagaaacagggagctttggcgtttccagagcatggaacgtttaatttgagaattttggaacaGTAGCGAATCACACTGTATGAGatgaagccacttccgagaccagcacagtttgaggcattagcggtttgggagctcgtagcaagacagcagcaagaaatgaaattccagaggagaatagggaaggtagagaagtctttagcagaggcgaTATGGGATTGGGAACATAAGAAGTGAAGAATGGCGACATAgtagggtgttaagttgtttcctgctatcacagaggaagatgagtcagaagggaaagaggatactagcaagagtgataacagttcgtcagggggtaagaagaaaaagact
Protein-coding sequences here:
- the TP53RK gene encoding EKC/KEOPS complex subunit TP53RK isoform X2; this encodes MAGEIEKCSLHRTASFLKTLNLVKQGAEARIYKGTFLGKATVVKERFTKAYRHPVLDEKLTHRRTAQEVRSLLRCRKAGISVPVVYFVDYVSNCIYLEDIVQSTTVRDHVTSLQHSENNTAKLYPLAEKIGQILARMHDEDVVHGDLTTSNMLLRLPADDLDLVLIDFGLSFISALAEDKGVDLYVLEKAFLSTHPNTEYLFEALLKSYTSTSKKSGPVIKKLDEVRLRGRKRSMVG
- the TP53RK gene encoding EKC/KEOPS complex subunit TP53RK isoform X1, which gives rise to MQDVQAWQADQAVFTSLMAGEIEKCSLHRTASFLKTLNLVKQGAEARIYKGTFLGKATVVKERFTKAYRHPVLDEKLTHRRTAQEVRSLLRCRKAGISVPVVYFVDYVSNCIYLEDIVQSTTVRDHVTSLQHSENNTAKLYPLAEKIGQILARMHDEDVVHGDLTTSNMLLRLPADDLDLVLIDFGLSFISALAEDKGVDLYVLEKAFLSTHPNTEYLFEALLKSYTSTSKKSGPVIKKLDEVRLRGRKRSMVG